The following are from one region of the Periophthalmus magnuspinnatus isolate fPerMag1 chromosome 5, fPerMag1.2.pri, whole genome shotgun sequence genome:
- the LOC117371224 gene encoding chitinase-3-like protein 1 — MAGCWSLFAGLLLIHSTTTFKLVCHFSNWSQYTTGLGKFIVENIDPFLCTHVVYDFAVINHDNQLTENEWAEESVYQELAGLKNKNSELKTMLSVRELSTNDPQFSEMVSSAASRQTFVQSAVTFLRAHEFDGLDLDWGHPGNNKHKFTQLFKDLQQAFENESIGTERPRLMLSASLTPKTDVISLEHYEVTELIKIVDFISVKTFDLGGGTVTAHHSPLFGSNKANIDFITQNLLDQEIPAQKLLLGFPAYARSYTLSTQVSSPGAPVSGLAYPGPFTQEMGFWSHYETCAFLHGASANWIDKQYVPYAVKNNQWVGFDNQQSYGAKVTYLMTQHLGGAAVWSLNLDDFTGHFCGQGKYPLISQLKAELSRESNNTSTVEPQNPKTTSSPHSFISPAKDSSSGMVDPSCINNITVVHPDPSLCMDKADGSYQSKQDPPLTYVCTQGKPYVTECPTVHSRSNAASSGGLLLNLLLPSILYGCYMYR; from the exons ATGGCTGGCTGCTGGAGCCTGTTCGCTGGTCTGCTGCTCATTCACTCAA CGACTACATTCAAACTGGTGTGCCACTTTTCCAACTGGTCCCAGTACACAACGGGATTAGGAAAGTTTATAGTGGAGAACATAGACCCCTTCCTGTGCACACATGTGGTATATGACTTTGCTGTTATCAACCACGACAACCAGCTCACAGAAAATGAGTGGGCCGAGGAGAGCGTCTACCAGGAATTAGCTGGACttaaaaacaa aaaCTCTGAGCTTAAGACTATGCTATCAGTGCGAGAGCTGAGCACCAATGACCCACA gttttcTGAAATGGTGTCCAGTGCAGCCAGTCGTCAGACCTTCGTCCAGTCGGCAGTCACTTTTCTGAGGGCGCATGAGTTTGATGGTCTGGACTTGGACTGGGGTCATCCTGGAAACAATAAACATAAGTTCACTCAGCTCTTTAAG GATCTGCAGCAGGCTTTTGAGAATGAGAGCATTGGAACAGAAAGACCCAGACTGATGCTGTCTGCTTCCCTGACCCCAAAAACAGATGTTATCTCCCTTGAGCATTATGAAGTCACAGAGTTAATAAA AATTGTGGACTTCATCAGTGTGAAAACGTTTGATCTCGGTGGTGGTACAGTAACAGCCCATCACAGTCCACTCTTCGGCAGTAACAAAGCCAACATA gATTTTATCACACAGAACTTGCTGGACCAAGAGATTCCTGCACAGAAGTTGTTGCTAGGGTTCCCTGCTTATGCCCGTTCATACACACTCTCCACTCAGGTGTCCAGTCCTGGAGCTCCTGTGAGCGGACTAGCCTATCCTGGCCCATTCACTCAAGAGATGGGCTTCTGGTCTCACTATGAG ACGTGTGCCTTCTTACACGGGGCATCAGCCAACTGGATTGACAAACAGTACGTGCCTTATGCAGTCAAAAACAATCAGTGGGTGGGCTTTGACAACCAGCAGAGCTATGGTGCAAAG GTGACTTACCTAATGACTCAGCATTTGGGAGGGGCTGCTGTGTGGAGTCTGAACTTGGATGACTTCACTGGTCACTTCTGTGGTCAAGGCAAATACCCTCTGATATCTCAATTGAAAGCAGAACTGAGTAGAG AATCAAATAACACAAGTACTGTTGAACCCCAAAACCCCAAAACCACGAGCAGCCCACACAGCTTCATCAGCCCAGCAAAGGACAGCAGCAGTGGAATGGTGGACCCCAGCTGCATCAACAACATCACAGTGGTGCACCCAGACCCCAGTCTATGCATGGACAAGGCAGACGGGAGCTACCAAAGCAAACAAGACCCCCCCCTCACTTATGTCTGTACCCAAGGAAAACCATATGTGacagaatgtcccacagtgcaCAGCCGGAGCAACGCAGCATCATCAGGTGGGCTCCTGCTCAACCTTCTCCTCCCCAGCATACTCTATGGTTGCTACATGTACAGGTGA